A DNA window from Andrena cerasifolii isolate SP2316 chromosome 16, iyAndCera1_principal, whole genome shotgun sequence contains the following coding sequences:
- the Lubel gene encoding linear Ubiquitin E3 ligase isoform X4 yields MEALVDAAEGKFDGNEVSEALSILDAKLTPLESGRTIGATISGNDVAKVSLQKCPAGEDSKGTREDAGQGNVPDARRITGEALNTDAQVVETDSSNHHLKTSAQGDRSIRESSSKGAGSSSVNHSEESRPNNASASESVIMKHTEIIGAQSLPTETPFASDSVAAVHESPDTQTHTVMGIGGGHGSRVKLIDAGLVTDNIVTAEAEPRDGALTNSSVTPLPLAVATKFSPPELLTDEGQGVKNSEISVDSKTEVGDSRIVQEASTDSRDSARGISEESKQGANAILMGTEMGTREVCGVSKNQEAVKDPETRACEVLTDPKTPVSQIVEDSKNTARETSKDPTVLVAEASTDSKIVTHNIPANLQASISGTLQDSKTVADNVTKDSEPHIRCPSKDPQEPQEIPLKLKITPEPVVPKNGEASIAQETSNDPKVLVEEVSKDPEHIAHETLAPKISGNSTIIANEIPKHSQVPQISNDSTPVVQETSTDPRTVHEIIKTAKPEALKVPNECKMAREAFKSPLHVSEKVEQVISVACHIPQSIDKIDTRPITSVSKLRGSEGYPGEINSLLGGEKDEKPISIPAEQINKATKDGFLIGVNNGPSVVAKQDSNGTERTPRDNSKIDDTPSIPGNEKIRKPAQCPSMSNNSDMNGASEALATTRSTNLTISSGSRIDGCSSSSHTLDIESSVNKLNSMDTNNIPEGPIDPNNAVDMSRNGSNSSTETTVAESSPAEANLQSYSNSNATELLNKSSSAIAKDLGGETLDLMAPVRVPNEIEGNKIQNEKKGTAMPADASNSAAIEVSNGTELNLDSTASVERTDCPTATSVNDNIQPGVPEIIEINITESPTIAVNDCAPIKDVESVSKIETELVGASKSVELEVESSIREEDTVMTSPESEKVAGNTKVHANGVDKNINLGVMVKERSKSPGKKINRRKSPVKVVKKPTGIPRRSFGKSNPKASVAAEVPRRSIFPYQTTKKETMAKTGTRFSKTTSQSIAMSSRSKFSATVASQKQLSKISKQSSPKVTLQKGSTVLRAWSKGCEQIKKSIIPAQAKTKNGEVEGKEARKEKDIPVPRPKSFLSRIPVFTARSRSLQQPPKSPRQSSKEPSAGSLNNTAKPPTSQRATVKTGASENASKMGAQRKIESDEINRDLSEGKMGAARSSTLARNKRDTSAKGEGGKPSAGKMAKVAKADLAADDLNVDDTDSSEEYTQDELEESSDVTTSDFDSAEESEISSTEQLSDHTLDSMEELTDAEILLQETINAIKAKISDSELEDSENEYASDVGSEGNSESSGPRAEANESSSFETEDSQLEEEELLEDEEVDGTSEEETLRADEVNLTGPKSIVLKRPEVKSEEKVQKMESTKKTPKNVHACKNHKPAETEERLTSETLADAKKPNDIVMEKPGKSKKKLEINDKSVKEDSTTESRTGTTKAPRRANDKRTKVKSRGSAGGDRGLDQGGTSKKRFSLVASCIRRFEGEEKTEREYVDSRSGYVKTGGSPKTERERIARRLLAEGKASSYDEAEVAASLLALKFGDVEALHAAKECSSVEAALAFLQQECELCTGRFAMSQMISMLKCVHRCCNECAKNYFTIQISDRNITDAVCPFCKEPNLKDANEDEVLEYFSNLDIQLKTLLDSPIHELFQRKLRDRTLMQDPNFKWCIQCSSGFYADRDQKRLICPDCRSVTCAFCRRPWEKQHEGITCEQFAAWKDENDPDNQAAGLAKHLADNGIDCPKCKFRYSLSRGGCMHFTCSQCKYEFCCGCGKAFMMGAKCSVSPYCAKLGLHAHHPRNCLFYLRDKEPAQLQQLLRDNGIEYDTEGPAGESKCKVQLQKETPTGVVDAVCNSDVVEGHAGLCRQHYIEYLAGLVLKGKLDPVAIFDLNDAKQELRRRGKVPPAKDQEMSERDYLEACIQVVRKEIPLE; encoded by the exons ATGGAGGCGCTCGTGGACGCGGCTGAAGGAAAATTTGACGGTAACGAGGTCTCCGAGGCTCTGTCGATTCTGGACGCGAAACTAACGCCATTAGAGAGCGGTAGAACAATAGGGGCGACAATATCTGGCAACGACGTGGCTAAAGTAAGTTTGCAAAAATGTCCAGCCGGGGAGGATAGCAAAGGGACTCGGGAAGACGCTGGTCAAGGGAATGTGCCCGATGCTCGGCGGATTACAGGTGAAGCTTTGAACACTGACGCGCAAGTGGTAGAAACTGATTCATCTAATCATCATCTCAAAACGAGCGCGCAGGGCGATCGATCGATACGCGAATCGTCATCAAAGGGAGCTGGTAGCTCTTCCGTGAATCACTCCGAGGAATCTCGGCCTAACAATGCATCTGCGAGCGAGTCAGTCATAATGAAGCATACAGAGATCATCGGTGCACAATCATTACCAACTGAGACGCCATTCGCTAGTGACTCAGTGGCGGCTGTTCATGAATCACCCGACACGCAAACGCACACTGTCATGGGGATCGGGGGTGGCCATGGGAGTCGTGTGAAATTAATCGATGCTGGTTTGGTAACTGATAATATCGTCACTGCGGAGGCTGAACCGCGCGATGGTGCTTTGACTAATTCCAGTGTAACGCCTTTGCCACTGGCAGTTGCTACTAAATTCTCACCTCCCGAACTTCTTACAGACGAAGGGCAAGGGGTAAAGAATTCTGAAATTTCTGTAGACTCTAAAACCGAAGTGGGGGATTCTAGAATTGTGCAAGAGGCTTCCACGGATTCCAGAGACTCTGCTCGAGGAATTTCTGAGGAGAGTAAACAAGGGGCTAATGCAATTCTAATGGGTACTGAAATGGGTACGCGTGAAGTTTGTGGGGTTTCAAAAAACCAGGAAGCTGTAAAAGATCCTGAAACTCGTGCTTGCGAAGTCCTTACTGATCCCAAAACTCCTGTCTCCCAAATTGTGGAAGATTCTAAGAACACGGCACGTGAAACTTCCAAGGATCCTACGGTACTTGTTGCAGAAGCTTCTACAGATTCTAAAATCGTCACTCACAATATTCCTGCGAACCTTCAAGCTTCTATCTCAGGAACTTTGCAGGATTCAAAAACTGTTGCAGATAATGTTACCAAAGATTCTGAACCGCACATCAGGTGCCCTTCAAAAGATCCCCAAGAACCCCAGGAAATTCCCTTAAAACTGAAAATTACTCCTGAACCTGTAGTTCCAAAGAATGGCGAAGCATCGATCGCGCAGGAAACTAGCAACGATCCCAAAGTCCTCGTTGAAGAAGTCTCCAAAGATCCCGAACACATTGCTCACGAAACTCTCGCACCCAAAATATCGGGAAACTCTACGATTATTGCAAACGAAATTCCCAAGCATTCTCAAGTTCCCCAAATTTCGAACGACTCGACCCCCGTTGTCCAAGAAACTTCCACAGACCCGCGCACCGTTCACGAAATAATCAAGACCGCGAAACCCGAAGCACTAAAAGTTCCTAATGAATGCAAGATGGCCCGCGAGGCTTTCAAAAGCCCGTTGCACGTGTCTGAGAAGGTGGAGCAGGTTATCTCCGTCGCGTGTCACATTCCTCAGTCCATTGACAAAATCGATACTCGTCCAATAACTTCCGTAAGTAAGTTACGCGGCTCTGAGGGGTACCCCGGCGAAATTAACAGTCTATTGGGAGGAGAAAAGGACGAGAAGCCGATATCGATCCCCGCCGAGCAAATTAATAAAGCAACGAAAGACGGCTTCTTGATTGGAGTCAATAATGGCCCCTCGGTTGTCGCGAAACAGGATTCAAATGGAACAGAAAGGACACCGAGAGATAATTCAAAGATCGACGATACACCATCAATTCCGGGCAATGAAAAAATTCGTAAGCCTGCACAGTGCCCCTCCATGTCGAATAACAGCGACATGAATGGAGCCTCTGAAGCACTCGCGACTACCCGGTCGACAAACTTAACTATTTCAAGTGGGTCTCGTATCGATGGTTGCTCGTCGAGCTCGCATACTTTGGACATCGAATCCTCCGTTAACAAGCTAAATTCTATGGATACTAACAACATTCCAGAGGGTCCCATCGATCCTAATAATGCCGTCGATATGTCGCGTAACGGGTCCAACTCGAGCACGGAAACTACCGTTGCCGAATCGAGTCCTGCCGAAGCGAATCTTCAAAGTTATTCCAACTCTAATGCGACTGAACTCCTTAACAAATCTTCCAGCGCGATTGCAAAggatttggggggtgaaacgcTTGATTTAATGGCCCCCGTTCGTGTACCTAACGAGATCGAAgggaataaaatacaaaatgaaaagaAAGGCACTGCGATGCCTGCAGATGCTAGTAATTCAGCTGCTATCGAAGTTTCTAATGGAACCGAGTTGAATCTCGATTCTACGGCAAGTGTTGAAAGGACAGATTGCCCTACTGCAACGAGTGTTAACGATAATATCCAACCTGGTGTACCTGAAATCATAGAAATTAACATAACCGAATCCCCCACGATAGCGGTGAACGATTGTGCGCCGATAAAGGACGTAGAAAGCGTGTCGAAAATTGAGACTGAATTAGTTGGGGCTTCGAAATCTGTGGAATTGGAAGTGGAAAGTTCAATTCGAGAGGAAGATACAGTGATGACTTCACCAGAGAGCGAGAAAGTCGCTGGGAATACTAAAGTACATGCAAATGGAGTTGATaagaatattaatctgggagtCATGGTTAAGGAGAGATCCAAGTCTCCCGGAAAAAAGATTAACAGGAGGAAGTCCCCGGTAAAAGTAGTGAAAAAGCCAACCGGCATACCCCGAAGGAGTTTTGGGAAATCGAATCCAAAAGCAAGCGTTGCTGCCGAGGTTCCTCGTAGATCGATTTTCCCATATCAgacgacaaagaaagaaaccatGGCAAAGACTGGCACAAGATTCTCGAAAACCACCTCACAGAGCATCGCGATgtcgagcagatcgaaattttcggcgACTGTCGCGAGTCAGAAGcaactttcgaaaatttctaagcAGAGCTCCCCGAAAGTCACTCTGCAAAAGGGGTCGACGGTTTTGAGAGCCTGGTCGAAGGGGTGCGAACAGATTAAAAAGTCAATTATACCCGCGCAAGCTAAGACCAAGAACGGGGAAGTGGAAGGTAAGGAAGCTCGAAAAGAGAAGGACATTCCCGTGCCAAGACCAAAGTCTTTCCTTTCGAGGATCCCCGTGTTCACGGCGAGGAGCCGTTCGCTGCAACAGCCCCCCAAAAGTCCGCGGCAATCTTCCAAGGAGCCATCAGCTGGCAGTTTAAATAACACTGCGAAACCACCGACGAGCCAGCGAGCTACGGTAAAAACTGGCGCATCGGAAAACGCTTCGAAGATGGGAGCACAGCGAAAAATTGAGTCTGACGAGATCAATAGGGATTTAAGCGAGGGGAAAATGGGTGCAGCGAGAAGCTCGACGCTTGCCAGGAACAAAAGGGATACGAGTGCGAAGGGCGAAGGAGGCAAACCTTCGGCTGGGAAAATGGCGAAAGTTGCTAAGGCAGATTTAGCTGCGGATGATTTGAATGTAGATGATACGGATTCTAGCGAAGAGTACACGCAAGACGAGCTGGAGGAGAGCTCCGACGTTACCACGTCTGACTTCGACAGCGCAGAGGAGTCGGAGATATCTAGCACGGAGCAGCTCTCAGATCACACTTTGGACAGCATGGAGGAGTTGACCGATGCGGAGATCCTGCTGCAGGAAACGATCAATGCGATAAAAGCGAAGATCTCTGACTCGGAGCTGGAGGACAGCGAGAATGAATACGCCAGCGACGTTGGAAGTGAAGGAAATTCGGAGTCGTCTGGACCTCGCGCAGAGGCGAACGAGTCCAGCAGTTTTGAGACAGAAGACTCGCAGTTGGAAGAGGAAGAGCTGTTGGAAGACGAAGAAGTCGATGGGACCTCCGAGGAGGAAACACTGAGGGCTGATGAGGTTAACTTAACTGGCCCTAAGAGTATCGTTCTTAAACGACCAGAGGTAAAAAGTGAAGAAAAGGTGCAGAAGATGGAGAGCACTAAGAAGACACCCAAGAATGTTCATGCTTGTAAGAATCATAAGCCTGCAGAGACCGAAGAGCGCTTAACGTCGGAAACGTTGGCTGATGCAAAGAAGCCGAACGACATCGTAATGGAAAAGCCTGGGAAGTCAAAGAAGAAGCTCGAAATTAATGATAAATCGGTTAAAGAAGATAGTACAACAGAATCTAGAACTGGGACCACGAAAGCACCGAGACGCGCGAATGATAAGCGAACGAAAGTGAAGAGCAGAGGGAGCGCAGGCGGTGATAGGGGGTTGGATCAGGGAGGGACGTCCAAGAAACGGTTCTCCCTGGTAGCCAGTTGTATCCGTCGGTTCGAGGGCGAAGAAAAGACGGAAAGGGAGTACGTCGATAGTAGAAGCGGCTACGTGAAGACAGGGGGATCTCCCAAAACGGAGAGGGAG AGAATAGCTCGTCGCCTGTTAGCGGAGGGCAAGGCGTCGAGCTACGACGAGGCGGAGGTCGCGGCCAGTTTGCTGGCTTTAAAATTCGGGGACGTCGAGGCCCTCCACGCGGCCAAGGAGTGCTCGAGCGTGGAAGCTGCGCTGGCCTTCTTGCAGCAGGAGTGCGAGCTGTGCACGGGTCGTTTCGCGATGAGTCAG ATGATATCCATGCTGAAATGCGTGCACCGTTGCTGCAACGAGTGCGCCAAGAACTACTTCACGATCCAGATCAGCGACAGGAACATCACGGACGCGGTCTGCCCGTTCTGCAAGGAGCCAAATCTCAAGGACgccaacgaggacgaggtcctGGAGTACTTCAGCAACCTGGACATACAGCTGAAGACGCTGCTGGACTCGCCCATCCACGAACTCTTCCAGAGGAAGCTGAGGGACAGAACGCTGATGCAGGATCCAAACTTCAAGTGGTGCATTCAG TGCTCGAGCGGGTTTTACGCGGACCGCGATCAGAAGCGATTGATTTGCCCCGATTGTCGCTCGGTCACGTGCGCCTTCTGCCGAAGACCG TGGGAGAAGCAGCACGAGGGAATTACGTGCGAGCAGTTCGCGGCATGGAAAGACGAGAACGACCCGGATAATCAAGCCGCTGGTTTAGCCAAGCACCTGGCGGATAACGGCATAGATTGTCCCAAATGCAAATTCCGCTACTCCTTGTCTAGGGGAG GTTGCATGCACTTCACGTGCAGCCAGTGCAAGTACGAGTTCTGTTGCGGCTGCGGCAAGGCGTTCATGATGGGAGCGAAGTGCTCGGTCAGCCCGTATTGCGCGAAGCTGGGCCTCCACGCTCATCATCCCCGGAACTGCCTCTTCTACCTGCGCGATAAGGAGCCGGCGCAGTTGCAACAGTTGCTGCGGGATAATGGGATCGAGTACGACACCGAGGGGCCGGCCGGGGAATCCAAGTGTAAAGTGCAGTTGCAGAAAGAGACTCCCACCGGCGTTGTGGACGCGGTGTGCAACTCGGACGTCGTTGAGGGACACGCCGGCTTGTGCAG GCAGCACTACATTGAGTACTTGGCGGGCCTGGTACTGAAGGGCAAGCTGGATCCCGTGGCGATCTTTGACTTGAACGACGCCAAGCAAGAGCTGCGCCGCCGGGGAAAAGTTCCCCCTGCGAAGGACCAGGAAATGTCCGAGCGGGATTATCTCGAGGCGTGCATTCAG GTTGTGCGGAAAGAGATTCCATTGGAATGA